A genomic stretch from Methylophilus medardicus includes:
- a CDS encoding FAD-dependent oxidoreductase: MISNLNKRSTGSTIAADICIVGAGAAGISLALSLSGRGLKILLLESGFEFADEKTQELYAGEVADEKLHSPPDKYRQRRFGGSTTIWGGRCMPFDPIDFEQRDYVPLSGWPISYEDLAPYYQTANWLLEAGVYEYDADKVFDPVKQAAIQGFQSEILKTNNLERFSCPTNVGDRYKQRLVLAEDVEVLLGANCTGIQLNPTGDHVQQLDIASLEGIKATVHAKKVVLATGGIETTRLLLASNDVCPNGIGNAHDLVGRYYQCHIAGNLGKLTVFGPPTKVRHGYEVSPEGIYCRRRFALTADTQKSIQAGNMVARLHFPKIVDPSHKIGVLSGLFLAKNFISYEYGKRLKDGQSSLGIYLKHFANIILDPIDTVKFLYHWITKRTLAKRKFPSVILSNKSNQFTFEIHSEQYPNPNSRVTLIEDKDALGMRKVKVDWQYLPEDIESVRRSLRLFVQEINQSGLATFEFNDDQLEEDLTRFGAYGGHHIGTTRMGTQPETSVVDPNGKIHDIDNLYISSASVFPTSSQANPTLTIVAMSLRLADHIAETLQAGKPTHSIIS, translated from the coding sequence ATGATTAGCAATCTAAATAAACGTAGCACAGGTTCAACCATAGCAGCCGACATCTGCATCGTCGGTGCAGGCGCAGCAGGCATATCACTGGCGTTATCACTTTCAGGCCGCGGCTTGAAAATATTGCTGTTAGAGTCAGGCTTTGAGTTTGCAGATGAAAAGACACAGGAGTTATATGCGGGTGAAGTGGCAGACGAAAAACTGCACAGCCCACCCGATAAATATCGTCAGCGCAGATTTGGCGGCTCGACCACCATCTGGGGTGGCCGTTGCATGCCATTTGACCCGATTGACTTTGAGCAACGGGACTATGTGCCATTGAGTGGCTGGCCAATTAGTTATGAAGACCTTGCCCCCTACTACCAAACGGCCAATTGGCTACTTGAAGCGGGCGTCTATGAATATGATGCCGACAAAGTGTTTGACCCCGTAAAGCAAGCCGCGATTCAAGGCTTTCAGTCTGAAATTCTCAAAACCAATAATTTAGAACGTTTTTCCTGTCCGACCAATGTGGGTGACCGTTACAAGCAGCGTTTGGTGCTGGCTGAGGATGTTGAGGTGTTACTGGGCGCCAATTGCACCGGCATTCAATTGAATCCAACCGGTGATCATGTGCAACAACTGGATATCGCCAGCCTTGAAGGCATCAAAGCCACAGTGCATGCCAAAAAAGTCGTGCTGGCCACTGGGGGGATTGAGACCACTAGACTGTTGCTGGCCTCAAATGACGTTTGCCCAAACGGCATTGGCAATGCGCACGATTTAGTCGGTCGCTACTACCAGTGCCATATCGCCGGCAATCTGGGTAAATTAACCGTTTTTGGCCCACCCACCAAGGTCAGACATGGCTATGAAGTCTCCCCTGAGGGCATTTATTGCCGTCGTCGGTTTGCGTTAACAGCAGACACGCAAAAAAGCATTCAGGCGGGCAATATGGTGGCTCGATTACACTTTCCTAAAATCGTTGATCCGTCACACAAAATCGGCGTGTTGTCTGGATTGTTTTTGGCCAAAAACTTCATCAGTTATGAATACGGCAAGCGGTTGAAAGATGGACAGTCTAGCCTCGGTATCTACTTAAAGCATTTTGCAAACATTATTCTTGATCCCATTGATACTGTTAAGTTTTTATATCACTGGATTACCAAGCGGACGCTGGCAAAACGCAAGTTCCCTTCGGTTATTTTAAGCAACAAAAGCAATCAATTCACCTTTGAAATCCACAGTGAACAATACCCAAACCCTAATAGTCGCGTGACCTTAATTGAGGATAAGGATGCCTTAGGCATGCGCAAAGTGAAGGTGGATTGGCAATACCTGCCAGAAGACATTGAATCTGTGCGTCGCTCATTGCGCTTGTTTGTACAAGAAATCAATCAAAGTGGGCTAGCCACCTTTGAATTTAACGATGATCAACTCGAAGAAGATCTGACCCGATTTGGTGCCTACGGTGGCCATCACATCGGGACAACCAGAATGGGCACGCAGCCGGAAACATCAGTGGTAGACCCTAACGGTAAGATTCACGACATTGATAACTTATATATTTCTAGTGCGTCTGTGTTTCCAACCAGCAGTCAGGCCAACCCTACCCTGACCATTGTCGCCATGAGCTTACGCCTGGCAGACCACATTGCTGAAACATTGCAGGCAGGCAAACCTACTCATTCAATTATCTCGTAA